A single Cannabis sativa cultivar Pink pepper isolate KNU-18-1 chromosome 7, ASM2916894v1, whole genome shotgun sequence DNA region contains:
- the LOC133039808 gene encoding uncharacterized protein LOC133039808 yields MLYGRKCRSPLHWDELGENKLLGPDAVQHTNEAIQKIRARMITAQSRQKSYADLKRRDIEFEVGDHVFLRVTPRKGLSVKRFGKRGKLSPRYVGPFQILDRVGSVAYRIALPPSLSGVHNVFHVSQLRKYVSDPSHVLSYETLGLQEDLSYNERPVKILDQKDRILRNKTITLVKVLWRNSVVEEATWELESDMREQYPELFE; encoded by the coding sequence atgttgtatggaagaAAGTGCAGGTCTCCACTGCATTGGGATGAGTTGGGAGAGAACAAACTCCTAGGGCCAGATGCAGTTCAGCACACCAACGAAGCTATTCAGAAGATCAGGGCTAGAATGATCACAGCGCAGAGCAGACAGAAATCTTACGCAGACCTGAAGCGGAGGGACATTGAGTTCGAAGTGGGTGATCATGTGTTTCTTCGAGTGACACCACGAAAAGGACTCTCAGTGAAGAGATTTGGTAAGAGAGGGAAACTAAGTCCTAGATATGTTGGTCCATTTCAGATATTGGATAGAGTGGGCAGTGTAGCTTATAGAATAGCTTTACCGCCATCATTATCTGGGGTGcacaatgtatttcatgtatctCAACTCCGGAAATATGTGTCAGACCCATCGCATGTTTTGAGCTATGAAACACTGGGTTTGCAGGAGGATTTGTCCTACAATGAACGTCCGGTAAAGATTCTTGATCAAAAGGATAGGATTTTGAGAAATAAGACAATTACCCTGGTGAAAGTCCTATGGAGAAACAGTGTGGTTGAGGAAGCTACTTGGGAGCTTGAATCTGATATGCGAGAACAATATCCAGAATTATTTGagtaa